In Mongoliitalea daihaiensis, one DNA window encodes the following:
- a CDS encoding PorP/SprF family type IX secretion system membrane protein, with product MKKSSAILIILLSVCYHSFAQTDPKLSVFSLNPLFYNPAFAGSGGGLSLIGIHSSQFVGFDGAPQTQYFSGHGLWEENGVGIGMDFFNDSFGAVKETGFNGNVAYYLRLGDNLRMSFGGKFGFTNVRVDYSDLNIFEPDEDIIQEGQFNLIQPNIGFGTYIFTDNFYIGFSTPSVFSRERFDPFDSGIGVRNANLFLMSGFNLSIDRNLIVRPNLLVRQITGAPMSALVTVIADFYESVFLGVNYENKSSAGLLAGFKIAEQIKGGYAFDFPTNSLGRYTNGTHTFFVSFNMSRFKSNTGLPCFYY from the coding sequence ATGAAAAAGTCATCAGCCATTTTAATTATTTTACTATCGGTTTGTTACCATTCCTTCGCTCAAACAGACCCTAAATTATCTGTTTTTTCCTTGAATCCACTTTTCTACAATCCGGCTTTTGCAGGATCAGGGGGAGGATTGAGTTTGATTGGAATCCATAGCAGTCAGTTTGTTGGTTTTGATGGGGCTCCTCAGACACAGTATTTCAGTGGACATGGGTTATGGGAGGAAAATGGTGTTGGAATAGGTATGGATTTCTTCAATGATTCCTTTGGTGCAGTAAAAGAAACGGGATTCAATGGGAACGTTGCTTATTATTTACGTTTGGGCGATAATCTCCGCATGTCTTTTGGAGGAAAGTTTGGCTTTACCAATGTAAGGGTTGATTATTCCGATTTGAATATCTTTGAACCAGATGAGGATATTATTCAGGAGGGTCAGTTTAATTTGATTCAACCCAATATTGGCTTTGGAACCTATATTTTTACAGATAATTTCTACATAGGATTTTCAACCCCTAGTGTTTTTTCAAGAGAACGCTTTGATCCTTTTGATTCTGGGATAGGCGTCAGGAATGCCAATTTATTTTTAATGTCGGGTTTCAATCTTTCAATTGATAGAAATTTAATAGTAAGACCAAACTTACTAGTCCGACAAATTACAGGAGCACCCATGAGCGCACTCGTTACAGTGATAGCAGATTTTTATGAATCTGTTTTTTTAGGTGTTAATTATGAAAATAAATCAAGTGCCGGATTGTTGGCAGGATTTAAAATTGCCGAACAAATTAAAGGAGGGTATGCTTTTGATTTTCCAACTAACTCGCTTGGAAGGTATACTAATGGTACCCACACATTTTTCGTGAGTTTTAATATGTCCCGATTCAAGTCAAACACTGGATTACCCTGTTTTTACTATTAA
- a CDS encoding Ig-like domain-containing protein, whose amino-acid sequence MYKNFTLRTVFKMGFIALLMLLLGSGQLFAQETITDIDGNVYETVLIGNQRWFKSNLKVKRYRNGDPIPFIPNPAAFNNARFGAWCYFKNDPSTEDEFGLLYNAFALIDPRGLAPEGAFIPSACDWFELYFEVVGNRFDQQDFNFYHTFGERVKVPSFYFPQTYTPPIPNNPVPTNSSGLSISPNGFLSQDGIWLVGTDVEPGNLLADFWTNTPRRNQLDGVQQYNYLRFFSVAGNLFFGTAPGNSGKPVRAMVGEAWPSFSYVQEEQAFCGTAKIEDLFFSVQKPNSFGCVTGNDIGCYRQFTWFRDSDLTIPVPSNTQLIDGEIFFGKAEHLTTNWVTADLCETEILEVTVRILNPEPPSGEETQVFCAGATIEDLVADGDEIRWYSSSLAPTPLPPGTLLQNSRSYFAENRSGDCVNPTRFRVQVELVSLTQPTAAASQQVCAGTPLSALTVQGADLVWFDASGEEIPSGTLAEDNITYFVASRVGDCESQKTAVRVLIIAAPQATAPQIQEFCNTATVSNLQATGSNIRWYADQNLTQQLTPTSPLENGRTYYGTQTINGCEGPSLAVQVTVNVAATPVGATTQGFCTGARVSELVAQGNNIRWFTTATGGTALSGTELLENRVYYAEQTVNGCVSAERLAVQVTVSTIDIPAATASQQFCVGATIASIQVSGENIRWFASPTVNVPLSASEALVDGRTYYASQTVNGCESAGRRAVQIRVINVAPVTASASQSFCNAATVSNLQATGSDIRWYADQNLTTELNSNSPLENGRTYYATQSQNGCESVPVAVQVTIDSVTAPSGNVKQEFCEGVFVDDLQVIGSDVQWFTTPSGGSPLAGNLPLQDGVTYFAEQTIGACTSATRLVVRVRINSPQLPAASSQQEFCDGSLVSALQATGTNLVWYRNATGPELLNPNELIQDGALYYVSQRIGSCESARKEIRASIIQVQAPVVQEAEQIFCESEAPTISRLSASGEQIRWYSMETGGQPLSETERLQDGQTYYAANVSRGCESSIRISVQVVIRPCEVEVFNMVTRDGNSKNEYLRIKNIESFPENRLEIFNRYGVLVWAADGYGQSGVLFTGESNQASTSQSQIGLPTGNYLYVFTYKDPTKTLPVRITGYLYLVNIQRREP is encoded by the coding sequence ATGTATAAAAATTTCACTTTACGGACAGTTTTTAAGATGGGTTTTATTGCCCTGCTAATGCTTCTTTTGGGATCCGGGCAACTGTTTGCCCAAGAAACCATCACCGATATCGATGGGAATGTGTATGAAACCGTTTTGATTGGAAATCAGCGTTGGTTTAAGAGTAATTTAAAAGTTAAAAGGTACAGGAATGGTGATCCAATTCCTTTTATTCCTAACCCGGCAGCCTTTAACAATGCTCGATTTGGTGCGTGGTGCTACTTTAAAAATGATCCTTCCACAGAGGATGAATTTGGTTTATTGTACAACGCTTTTGCATTAATAGATCCAAGAGGTCTTGCGCCTGAAGGTGCTTTTATACCGAGCGCCTGTGATTGGTTTGAATTATATTTCGAAGTAGTTGGTAATAGATTTGACCAACAAGATTTTAATTTTTATCATACGTTTGGTGAACGGGTTAAAGTTCCTAGTTTTTATTTTCCCCAGACATATACCCCTCCGATTCCTAATAATCCAGTACCAACAAATTCATCCGGATTATCCATTAGTCCGAACGGTTTTCTTTCACAAGACGGTATATGGCTTGTTGGGACGGATGTAGAGCCTGGGAATTTATTAGCTGATTTTTGGACTAATACTCCAAGAAGAAACCAACTTGATGGAGTTCAGCAGTATAACTATCTTCGTTTTTTCAGTGTAGCAGGGAATTTATTTTTTGGTACTGCACCTGGTAATTCAGGCAAACCAGTACGTGCTATGGTAGGTGAAGCATGGCCAAGTTTTTCTTATGTTCAAGAAGAACAGGCATTTTGCGGTACCGCCAAGATTGAAGACCTCTTTTTTTCAGTACAAAAACCCAATAGTTTTGGCTGTGTGACAGGCAATGACATAGGCTGCTACAGGCAATTTACTTGGTTTAGAGACAGTGATTTAACAATTCCTGTTCCTTCAAACACACAACTTATTGATGGAGAGATTTTTTTTGGAAAAGCAGAACACCTTACAACCAACTGGGTAACCGCTGATTTATGTGAAACAGAAATCCTAGAGGTTACCGTTCGTATTTTAAATCCAGAACCACCATCTGGTGAAGAAACTCAGGTTTTCTGCGCAGGGGCCACTATTGAGGATCTCGTTGCAGATGGGGATGAGATTCGCTGGTATTCCAGTAGTCTGGCACCGACGCCACTTCCGCCCGGAACGCTACTTCAGAACTCAAGATCTTATTTTGCAGAGAATCGATCTGGTGATTGTGTCAATCCTACCCGTTTTAGAGTACAGGTAGAATTGGTTAGCCTTACGCAGCCTACTGCTGCCGCCTCGCAGCAAGTCTGTGCAGGCACACCTCTTTCTGCTTTGACGGTTCAGGGAGCTGATTTGGTATGGTTTGATGCTTCGGGAGAAGAAATCCCCTCCGGGACTTTGGCAGAAGATAACATCACCTATTTTGTGGCGAGCAGGGTGGGGGACTGTGAGAGCCAAAAGACTGCGGTGAGGGTATTGATAATAGCTGCTCCCCAGGCCACAGCCCCTCAGATCCAGGAGTTCTGCAATACAGCTACAGTAAGCAATCTACAGGCCACAGGAAGCAATATCCGATGGTACGCCGACCAGAACCTTACCCAGCAACTTACCCCGACCAGTCCATTGGAAAACGGAAGAACCTACTACGGTACCCAGACCATCAATGGCTGTGAAGGACCTTCCTTGGCTGTTCAGGTTACAGTGAATGTAGCCGCAACTCCTGTAGGAGCCACTACGCAGGGATTCTGCACTGGAGCCCGTGTATCCGAATTGGTGGCCCAAGGGAATAATATCCGCTGGTTTACAACAGCCACTGGAGGTACTGCCCTCTCCGGTACAGAGTTGTTGGAAAACAGGGTTTATTATGCCGAGCAGACAGTGAATGGCTGTGTCAGTGCAGAGAGGCTAGCTGTTCAGGTTACTGTAAGTACCATTGACATTCCAGCTGCCACTGCTTCCCAACAATTCTGTGTGGGAGCAACGATAGCTTCCATTCAGGTCAGCGGAGAGAATATCCGATGGTTTGCTTCTCCTACAGTCAATGTTCCGCTTTCCGCTTCAGAAGCCTTGGTAGATGGACGTACGTATTATGCTTCGCAGACGGTTAATGGCTGTGAGAGCGCGGGTAGGAGAGCGGTACAGATTAGGGTAATAAACGTTGCTCCGGTTACCGCATCAGCTAGCCAATCTTTCTGCAATGCTGCCACGGTAAGTAATCTTCAGGCCACAGGAAGCGATATCCGCTGGTATGCGGATCAGAATTTGACTACTGAACTGAATTCAAACAGCCCGTTGGAAAATGGAAGGACGTATTATGCTACCCAATCTCAAAATGGCTGTGAGAGTGTACCGGTGGCTGTTCAGGTAACTATTGATTCGGTGACAGCTCCATCAGGGAATGTGAAACAGGAATTCTGCGAAGGGGTATTTGTAGATGATCTACAAGTAATCGGAAGTGATGTCCAATGGTTTACCACCCCAAGTGGAGGAAGTCCATTGGCAGGAAATCTGCCTTTGCAGGATGGCGTCACTTATTTTGCCGAACAGACAATTGGTGCCTGTACGAGCGCGACGAGACTTGTAGTCCGTGTCCGCATCAACAGCCCACAATTACCGGCAGCATCTTCCCAACAGGAGTTCTGTGACGGGTCCCTGGTATCAGCTCTCCAAGCCACAGGGACCAATCTGGTTTGGTACAGGAATGCCACAGGACCGGAACTCCTCAATCCCAATGAGCTGATTCAGGATGGGGCCTTGTATTATGTAAGTCAGCGCATCGGTAGCTGTGAGAGTGCACGAAAGGAAATAAGGGCCTCCATTATTCAGGTTCAGGCTCCTGTGGTACAGGAAGCAGAACAGATTTTTTGTGAGTCAGAAGCACCGACCATTTCCAGATTGTCTGCAAGCGGAGAGCAAATCCGCTGGTACAGCATGGAAACAGGCGGGCAGCCCTTAAGTGAAACGGAGCGATTGCAGGATGGCCAGACCTATTATGCAGCGAATGTTTCCAGGGGTTGTGAGAGCAGTATACGAATCTCAGTACAAGTAGTTATAAGACCTTGTGAGGTAGAGGTTTTTAATATGGTCACAAGAGATGGAAATTCCAAAAATGAGTATCTCCGGATTAAAAATATAGAATCCTTTCCTGAAAATCGCTTAGAGATATTTAACCGCTATGGGGTACTAGTTTGGGCTGCTGATGGCTACGGTCAATCGGGGGTCTTGTTTACAGGGGAATCCAATCAAGCAAGTACTTCTCAATCCCAAATAGGCCTTCCTACAGGTAATTATCTCTATGTCTTTACCTATAAAGATCCAACCAAAACACTTCCAGTACGCATTACAGGCTACCTCTATTTAGTCAACATTCAACGAAGAGAACCATGA